One Malaclemys terrapin pileata isolate rMalTer1 chromosome 21, rMalTer1.hap1, whole genome shotgun sequence DNA window includes the following coding sequences:
- the LOC128827301 gene encoding dnaJ homolog subfamily A member 1-like: MVKETGYYDLLGVKPGATLDEIKRAYRRLALKYHPDKNPSEGERFKQISQAYEVLSDTQKRALYDRGGERAMKEGGTGGRGGFGSPMDIFNMFFGGGVRMPGRPERRGKTVVHPLSVTLEDLYNGTTRKLSLQKNVICSKCNGCGVREGVDSRCPKCHGTGMEFHVHQLGPSMIQQIQTMCSQCQGQGEWVRPLDRCLTCNGRRVVREKKILNVHLDRGMQDGQRITFHEEGDQVPGLEPGDVVIVLDQKEHPVFQRIGNNLVLRKEISLVDALCGFRQVVRTLDNRPLLVSSQLGDVIRPGSVKCVPNEGMPVYRNPAQKGRLIIHFQVRFPEPGWLSPDRLRQLRTFFPPQEEVMATEDMQEVELNDYFSQPGHWWQPHAGEAYHEDDFEEASRPHVQCHTS, from the exons ATGGTGAAAGAAACGGGCTACTATGATCTCTTGGGCGTCAAGCCGGGCGCCACCTTGGACGAGATCAAGCGAGCGTACCGGCGGCTGGCGCTGAAATACCATCCCGACAAGAACCCCAGCGAAGGAGAGCGG ttcaAGCAGATCTCGCAAGCCTACGAGGTGCTGTCGGACACCCAAAAGAGGGCGCTGTATGACCGGGGCGGGGAGCGGGCCATGAAAGAAGGCGGCACTGGAGGCCGAGGAGGATTTGGGTCCCCGATGGACATATTCAACATGTTCTTCGGAGGCGGGGTGCGGATGCCTGGCCGGCCAGAGAGGAGAG GAAAGACAGTGGTGCATCCGCTCTCGGTGACCCTGGAGGATCTGTACAACGGCACCACCCGAAAGCTGTCCCTGCAGAAGAACGTCATCTGCAGCAAGTGCAACG GCTGCGGGGTCCGGGAAGGCGTCGACAGCAGGTGCCCCAAGTGCCACGGCACCGGCATGGAGTTTCACGTCCACCAGTTGGGGCCCAGCATGATCCAGCAGATACAGACCATGTGCTCGCAATGCCAGGGCCAGGGCGAGTGGGTCCGGCCCCTCGATCGCTGCCTCACCTGCAACGGCAGGCGGGTGGTGCGAGAGAAGAAGATCTTGAACGTCCACCTGGACAGAG GCATGCAGGACGGGCAGAGGATCACGTTCCACGAGGAAGGGGACCAGGTGCCCGGCCTAGAGCCCGGGGACGTGGTCATCGTCCTGGATCAGAAGGAACACCCCGTCTTCCAGCGCATCGGCAACAACCTGGTCCTCCGAAAGGAAATCAGCCTGGTGGATGCTCTGTGCGGCTTCAGGCAAGTTGTCCGCACTCTGGACAACAGGCCCCTGCTCGTCTCCTCACAGCTTG GTGACGTCATCCGGCCGGGATCCGTGAAGTGCGTCCCTAACGAGGGCATGCCCGTCTACAGAAACCCCGCCCAGAAGGGCCGGCTCATCATACACTTCCAG GTGAGATTCCCAGAGCCAGGCTGGCTCTCCCCGGACCGTCTCCGCCAGCTCCGCACTTTCTTTCCCCCCCAAGAAGAGGTCATGGCGACGGAGGACATGCAGGAGGTGGAACTGAACGACTACTTCTCCCAGCCGGGACACTGGTGGCAACCCCACGCCGGCGAGGCCTACCACGAAGACGACTTCGAGGAGGCCTCGCGCCCGCACGTCCAGTGCCACACGTcgtag